TTCCAAAGGTGGTACTTGGCTTCGCCGTAGCGCCGGGGCCGGTGGTTCACGGGCACCTGCACGACCCGGGCCCCCTCCATCTTGAGGAGGGTGGGCAGGAACCGGTGAAGCCCGTTGAACAGTTTCAGCCGGGCCAGGTACTCGCTGCGGTACACCTTGAGGGAGCAGCCCGTGTCCACGATGTCGTCGTGGGTCACCCGGTTGCGGACGGCGTTGGCGATGCGCGAGCTCACCCTCTTCACGAACGGGTCCCTGCGCCGGGCGCGCACCCCCACCACCACGTCGGCCCGGTCCAGGTGCTCCAACAGGCGCGGGATGTCGCGGGGGTCGTTCTGGAGGTCGGTGTCGAGGGTGACCACCACCTCGCCCCGGGCCGCCCGGAACCCGGCGTCCATGGCGGCCGTGAGGCCCCAGTTCCGGTCCAGGGCCACCACGCGCACCCCCAGGGACGGGTAGCGGTCCCGGATCTCGAGCATCCGCTCGCGGCTGCGGTCGGTGGATCCGTCGTCCACGAACACGCACTCCACCTGCCACGGGGGGACCAGGCCGGCGACCACCTCCTGGAGCTCCGCGGCCAGCAGGGGGAGGTTCTCCTCCTCGTTGTAGACGGGCAGCACGATCGAGAGCCGCATGGCCGCCTCCGGGGCTGATTCGGGCCGGCCCGGCGAGTATACGTGCCGGCCTGGGGAGCGGGAAACCCCTCGGCCGACCCGTTCCGTGGGGTCACTCCGGGCCGAGGCCGAAGGGCCGGGTGCCGTGGGGCCGGGCGGTGTCGAAGGCCGGAGAATGTACCGGAACCGGCCCTTGGGCACAATCCGGGGGCGGGGGCGCGGGGACCTAAAGTTTCGATCCAGGGCGCCGATGAGTAGGATCAACCCGCGCACACCCCGTTTCCGGATAGGAGGTTTGGACGGTGAAGATCCTCACGGTTGACGACTCCTCGACCATGCGGCGCATCATCAAGAACACCCTGAACCGCCTCGGTTACACGGACGTGGTCGAGGCAGAGCACGGTGTGGACGCTTTGGCGAAGATGGCGGGTGTGGGGCTGGTGCTGACCGACTGGAACATGCCGGAGATGGATGGGTTGACCTTCGTCAAGGCCCTGCGGTCCAATCCCCAGTACAAGGAGATCCCCATCATCATGGTGACCACCGAGGCCGCCAAGAAGGAGATCCTGGAGGCGATCAAGGCGGGGGTCACGGACTACATCGTGAAGCCGTTCACCCCGGACACGTTGAAAGAGAAGATCGAACGGGTGCTGGCGGCCTGATCTCGAGGATCTCCCATGTACAACGTGGAGTACATCAATCCGTTCATCGCGGCCACGGTGCAGGCCCTGGAGGTCATGGCCGGGATGAAGCCCGAACGGGGAAAACCGTTCGTGAAAACCGACCACGTGGCGGCCGGCGACATCAGCGGCGTGATCGGGTTGGCCGGCGAGGCCGTGGGGTCGGTGGCCGTGACCTTCCCGGAGAGCCTGGCCCTCAAGGTGTACGAGGCGATGGTCGGCGAGGAGGCCCGGGGCCTGGACGACGAGGTGCGGGACGCCGTGGGCGAGATCGCCAACATGATCGCCGGCGGGGCCAAGGCCGAGCTGACGAAGGAGGGTTACCAGTTCCGCATCGCCATCCCCACGATCGTGGTGGGAAAGAACCACACCATCGAGCACAAGGGGCAGGGGCCGTGCCTGGTGGTGCCGTTCGAGGTGGACGGGGAGACGTTCTGGGTGGAGGTGAGCTTCCTTCCCGGCCGGGAGTAGACCGGCCGGGAGCCGCCGGGGTCTGCCATCCGCCCGGTGTGTGTGGTACATTCGAGCCGCCGTGAGCGGATCCCTCCCCCCGCCTTCGGAGGCGCACCCCGCGACCCATGGACCGAGGAGCCACCCTGTCGGTACCCGGCTTGCTGAACCGCCACAGCGGCGTGCTGGTGGCGGGCGGGGTCATGAGCATCGTCTTCCTCATGATCCTCCCCCTGCCGAGGGCCGTCCTGGACCTCCTGCTGGCCCTCAACATCAGCTTCTCGGTCCTGATCTTCCTCCTCGCCATGTACACGGAACGGCCGCTGGACTTCTCGCTGTTCCCCAGCGTGCTGCTGATCACCACGCTGTTCCGGCTCGCCCTGAACATCTCGTCGACCCGTCTGATCCTGACCCAGGGGGACAAGGGGATCGAGGGCGCCGGCAGGATCATCGCGGCGTTCGGGTCGTTCGTGGTGGGCGGGAACTTCGTGGTGGGGATCGTCATCTTCCTGATCCTGGTGGTGATCAACTTCGTGGTGATCACGAAGGGGGCGACCCGGATCGCGGAGGTGAGCGCCCGGTTCACCCTGGACTCGATGCCGGGCAAGCAGATGGCGATCGACGCCGACCTGAACGCGGGCCTGATCGACGAGACCGAGGCCCGGAACCGTCGGGAGG
This is a stretch of genomic DNA from Deferrisoma camini S3R1. It encodes these proteins:
- a CDS encoding glycosyltransferase family 2 protein; the protein is MRLSIVLPVYNEEENLPLLAAELQEVVAGLVPPWQVECVFVDDGSTDRSRERMLEIRDRYPSLGVRVVALDRNWGLTAAMDAGFRAARGEVVVTLDTDLQNDPRDIPRLLEHLDRADVVVGVRARRRDPFVKRVSSRIANAVRNRVTHDDIVDTGCSLKVYRSEYLARLKLFNGLHRFLPTLLKMEGARVVQVPVNHRPRRYGEAKYHLWNRLVGPLMDLFAVRWMQKRHLGYRWEEIR
- a CDS encoding chemotaxis response regulator CheY, which translates into the protein MKILTVDDSSTMRRIIKNTLNRLGYTDVVEAEHGVDALAKMAGVGLVLTDWNMPEMDGLTFVKALRSNPQYKEIPIIMVTTEAAKKEILEAIKAGVTDYIVKPFTPDTLKEKIERVLAA
- a CDS encoding chemotaxis protein CheX, producing the protein MYNVEYINPFIAATVQALEVMAGMKPERGKPFVKTDHVAAGDISGVIGLAGEAVGSVAVTFPESLALKVYEAMVGEEARGLDDEVRDAVGEIANMIAGGAKAELTKEGYQFRIAIPTIVVGKNHTIEHKGQGPCLVVPFEVDGETFWVEVSFLPGRE